The following are encoded in a window of bacterium SCSIO 12643 genomic DNA:
- the thrA gene encoding bifunctional aspartate kinase/homoserine dehydrogenase I: protein MKILKFGGSSLSNDNGLKNAIEIIENKSKNESIAVVVSARGNSTDTLENMLTKASRGQNYSHDLSVFKRYQLAPEISLDLFHEFELLKNTLEAVRTLKDYSPSVKDLVLAQGEILSVKMVTALLKKRGIHAIEVHAKELLVTENKDGIHTVDEQQSLAKTQSYFKKIAPNTITIITGFIAADRSGQITTLGRNGSNYSASLIAQFIGAEEVLSYTNVNGIFTANPAQVDDATSIPNLSYQEAHELANFGASILHEKTIAPLAQAAIPLRILNTFNPEFNGTTVSSRAHQNGVKSISVQNQVSLIHITGAGLLGKVGIDARIFNTLQNLNVSIGIISQGSSERGVSFIVAKEDASKSIVALEDTFKYELAHHDIDQISADEHIGVITIIGQNLNEFHNPLKSLAQNNIEILLINNTSNGNNISLVVQSKDIDKAVHLIHAQIFGISKKINVAIFGKGTVGGSLIDQIVRSQKKIEKRKGILLNIFAIAGSSQLLLDKNGAPSEWRTAFKKAPENFSNVDAVIQFAQQNHLENLVAIDNTASDGFTEKYTTLIENGFDLISSNKLANTKSFEFYNDLRSTLQQYSKNYLYETNVGAGLPLIDTIKLLHDSGENITRIKGIFSGSLSFLFNQFSERDESFSTILQEAINLGYTEPDPREDLCGNDVARKLLILARELDLENEFEDIEIQNLVPEILQDLNQTDFLDHLDQFDTEYEKIKSQQSENHVLRYVGDLYGDLQQSTGKLKVELVSASKFSALGQVSGSDSIIEIYTESYGDRPIVIQGAGAGAEVTARGVFGDLMRIADKK from the coding sequence ATGAAAATCTTAAAATTCGGAGGGTCTTCCCTCTCCAATGACAATGGATTAAAAAATGCCATTGAAATCATTGAAAACAAATCAAAAAACGAATCTATCGCTGTGGTTGTTTCTGCAAGAGGAAACTCTACAGATACTTTAGAAAACATGCTTACCAAAGCGAGTCGAGGCCAGAATTACAGCCATGATTTAAGCGTATTCAAACGTTACCAACTGGCCCCTGAAATCAGTCTGGATTTATTTCATGAATTTGAATTACTGAAAAATACTTTGGAAGCAGTACGTACTTTAAAAGATTACAGCCCATCCGTAAAAGATTTGGTTCTGGCGCAAGGGGAAATTTTATCGGTAAAGATGGTGACCGCTTTATTGAAAAAAAGAGGGATTCATGCGATTGAAGTACATGCCAAAGAATTATTGGTGACCGAAAATAAGGATGGGATTCACACCGTTGATGAACAGCAATCATTAGCAAAGACACAATCGTATTTCAAAAAAATTGCTCCAAATACGATTACAATCATCACCGGATTTATTGCAGCCGATCGTTCAGGACAAATCACAACTTTAGGGCGAAACGGCAGCAATTATTCTGCTTCACTAATTGCACAATTTATTGGCGCTGAAGAAGTATTAAGTTACACCAATGTCAATGGTATTTTTACCGCAAACCCTGCACAAGTAGACGATGCTACCAGTATCCCAAATCTCTCCTATCAGGAAGCACATGAATTGGCCAATTTTGGCGCTTCAATTCTTCATGAAAAGACCATTGCACCTTTAGCTCAAGCCGCTATTCCTTTGCGAATTTTGAATACTTTCAACCCTGAATTTAATGGCACTACCGTAAGCTCAAGAGCCCATCAAAACGGTGTGAAATCCATATCTGTCCAAAATCAGGTGAGTTTGATTCATATTACCGGAGCTGGTCTATTGGGTAAAGTTGGAATTGATGCACGCATCTTTAATACACTGCAAAATCTGAATGTAAGTATCGGTATTATTTCTCAAGGTTCTTCTGAGCGTGGCGTAAGTTTTATTGTTGCCAAAGAAGACGCTTCCAAATCCATTGTAGCATTAGAAGATACATTCAAATACGAACTCGCTCACCACGATATTGATCAAATTAGTGCAGATGAGCATATTGGTGTGATTACCATCATTGGTCAAAATCTAAATGAGTTTCATAATCCTTTAAAATCGCTAGCGCAAAACAACATCGAGATCTTGCTCATCAACAACACTTCTAATGGTAACAATATCAGTCTGGTGGTACAAAGTAAGGATATTGATAAAGCTGTACACCTTATCCATGCACAGATATTTGGAATTTCTAAGAAAATCAACGTGGCTATTTTCGGAAAAGGTACCGTAGGAGGTTCATTAATCGATCAAATCGTTCGTTCTCAAAAAAAGATTGAAAAACGAAAAGGAATTCTACTGAACATATTTGCAATTGCAGGCTCATCTCAGTTATTACTGGATAAAAACGGGGCGCCATCCGAATGGCGTACAGCTTTCAAAAAAGCACCGGAAAACTTTTCAAATGTTGATGCGGTTATTCAGTTTGCACAGCAGAATCATCTGGAAAATCTGGTCGCCATTGACAATACAGCCAGCGATGGTTTCACTGAAAAATATACTACTCTCATTGAAAATGGTTTTGATCTGATTTCTTCCAATAAACTCGCAAACACAAAGAGTTTTGAGTTTTATAACGATCTACGTTCTACACTACAGCAATATTCTAAAAACTATCTTTATGAGACCAATGTCGGTGCGGGATTACCGTTGATTGATACTATCAAACTTTTGCATGATTCCGGGGAAAACATCACCCGAATCAAAGGAATATTCTCGGGATCATTAAGCTTTTTGTTTAATCAATTTTCTGAGCGTGATGAATCATTTAGTACCATTCTTCAGGAAGCGATAAACTTAGGATATACCGAACCTGATCCACGAGAAGATTTATGTGGAAATGACGTGGCTCGAAAACTATTGATTCTTGCCCGCGAATTGGATTTGGAAAACGAGTTTGAAGATATCGAAATTCAAAACCTGGTTCCGGAAATCCTACAAGACTTAAATCAAACAGACTTTTTGGATCACCTGGATCAATTTGATACGGAATATGAAAAGATCAAAAGTCAACAATCCGAAAATCATGTTTTGCGTTATGTGGGTGATCTCTATGGAGACCTTCAACAAAGTACCGGAAAGTTAAAAGTGGAATTGGTTTCAGCATCTAAATTTAGCGCTTTGGGACAAGTCAGTGGTTCTGATTCTATCATTGAAATCTATACCGAATCCTACGGTGACCGCCCTATTGTAATTCAAGGAGCCGGAGCAGGCGCAGAAGTTACTGCCCGAGGAGTCTTTGGCGACCTGATGCGCATCGCAGATAAGAAATAG
- a CDS encoding alpha/beta fold hydrolase, giving the protein MNNTLQFITIQKFENHRQQTFENIKLSYQVFGAQLHSAPIILVHHALTGNSNVANPDDGWWKDLIGKNKVINTDHYTVIAFNIYGNGYDHALQTDHTSFNAFDIAALQFLAMTQMEITQLYAAIGGSIGGGIAWEMAVAHPEFIQHLIPIASAWKSSDWIVGQTSVQESILQHSSKPLEDARMMAMLFYRTPVSFDSKFNHKKTNQNIPVVSDWLQFHGKSLAKRFQVQAYRTMNYILSTIDISKQKDSIEAALKPLQSHVIQIAIDTDIYFHKDTNLNTKKILDQFDVTNSYHEIQSVHGHDAFLIEYDQLSQILKPYFSIS; this is encoded by the coding sequence ATGAATAACACACTGCAATTCATTACCATTCAAAAGTTTGAAAATCACAGACAACAAACTTTTGAAAACATCAAACTTTCATACCAGGTGTTTGGTGCGCAGCTCCACTCTGCACCAATAATACTGGTACATCATGCCCTCACCGGAAACTCAAACGTAGCAAACCCGGACGATGGATGGTGGAAAGATTTGATCGGTAAAAACAAGGTTATAAATACAGATCACTATACGGTGATTGCCTTTAATATTTATGGAAATGGGTATGACCATGCACTCCAAACTGATCATACTTCATTTAATGCCTTTGACATTGCAGCATTACAGTTCCTCGCCATGACTCAAATGGAAATCACACAATTGTATGCCGCAATTGGTGGTTCCATTGGCGGGGGCATTGCATGGGAAATGGCCGTTGCACACCCAGAGTTTATTCAGCATCTAATTCCTATTGCATCCGCCTGGAAAAGTTCGGATTGGATCGTAGGACAAACTTCCGTTCAGGAGTCTATTCTACAACATTCCTCTAAACCGCTGGAAGATGCCAGAATGATGGCCATGCTATTCTATCGTACTCCTGTTTCGTTTGATTCCAAATTCAACCACAAAAAAACTAATCAGAATATTCCTGTAGTCAGTGATTGGCTCCAATTTCATGGAAAATCTTTAGCGAAACGTTTTCAGGTTCAGGCTTATCGTACGATGAATTACATTTTATCTACGATCGATATCTCGAAACAAAAAGATTCGATAGAAGCAGCTTTAAAACCACTACAATCTCATGTGATTCAAATTGCAATTGACACAGACATCTACTTCCACAAGGATACGAATTTGAATACCAAAAAAATTTTAGATCAATTCGATGTGACCAATTCATACCATGAAATTCAATCAGTTCATGGACATGATGCTTTTCTCATCGAATACGATCAGCTATCACAAATACTAAAACCATATTTCTCCATATCATGA
- a CDS encoding alanine dehydrogenase, with amino-acid sequence MTEEENPLKSLSQQASLMPKEQLFAIRNADRRLFIGLPKETSFQENRVGLTPSGVKVLVNNGHEVWVEMGAGVPAGFSDMEYSDAGARIVESSKEVFQAQVVLKVEPPSLEEIKMMTRRQLLISALQLSIQPEDFLKQLITKKITAIAWDYLRGADGSFPLVTAMGEIAGNTAVLIAAEYLSKVNNGLGSMLGGIPGVKPSEVVIIGAGSVGEYAARAAIGLGAIVKVFDEDTYKLRRLQNQIGQKLFTSVIQPDVLGEALSTADVAIGAVRAAHGRTPNMVSDEMVEGMKMGSVIVDVSIDQGGCFETSEVTNHEYPVFEKHGVIHYCVPNIASRVSQTASMALNNIFVPLMLNIGREAGVDSLIKQDTGLRNGVYLFKGMLTNKFLSDTYGIPYKDLDLLISAIG; translated from the coding sequence ATGACAGAAGAAGAAAATCCATTAAAGAGTTTAAGTCAGCAAGCATCATTAATGCCTAAAGAGCAATTATTTGCTATTCGCAATGCGGATCGAAGATTGTTTATAGGGTTGCCCAAAGAAACTTCATTTCAAGAGAATAGGGTGGGATTAACACCTTCCGGAGTGAAAGTGTTGGTCAATAATGGCCACGAAGTTTGGGTTGAGATGGGTGCAGGAGTACCTGCTGGATTTTCTGATATGGAGTACAGCGATGCCGGAGCGCGTATTGTAGAATCTTCCAAAGAAGTTTTTCAGGCACAAGTGGTTTTAAAAGTAGAGCCACCTTCGCTGGAAGAAATCAAAATGATGACACGCAGACAATTGTTGATTTCAGCATTACAATTGTCTATTCAACCTGAAGATTTTCTAAAACAATTAATTACTAAAAAAATCACAGCAATTGCCTGGGATTATCTGAGAGGAGCTGATGGTAGTTTCCCATTAGTGACAGCAATGGGTGAAATTGCAGGAAATACAGCAGTGCTAATTGCCGCGGAATATCTAAGCAAGGTGAACAATGGTTTAGGTTCAATGCTGGGAGGAATCCCTGGAGTGAAACCAAGTGAAGTGGTGATCATTGGAGCAGGAAGTGTGGGAGAATATGCCGCACGTGCAGCCATTGGTTTAGGTGCTATTGTTAAGGTATTTGATGAGGATACGTATAAGTTGAGAAGACTCCAAAATCAAATTGGTCAAAAACTGTTTACTTCGGTGATTCAACCTGATGTATTAGGTGAAGCATTGTCTACAGCAGATGTGGCGATCGGAGCGGTAAGAGCTGCGCATGGACGTACACCTAATATGGTTTCGGATGAGATGGTAGAAGGAATGAAGATGGGTTCTGTGATTGTGGATGTAAGTATTGATCAGGGAGGATGTTTCGAAACTTCGGAAGTGACTAATCATGAATATCCGGTATTTGAAAAACATGGAGTAATCCATTACTGTGTACCAAATATTGCATCCAGAGTATCGCAAACAGCATCTATGGCTTTGAATAACATCTTTGTGCCGCTAATGTTGAATATTGGTAGAGAAGCTGGTGTGGACAGTCTCATTAAACAGGATACTGGTTTGCGAAATGGAGTGTATTTATTCAAAGGAATGCTCACCAATAAGTTCTTGAGTGATACCTACGGAATTCCATATAAAGATTTGGACTTGTTGATTTCTGCGATTGGTTAG
- a CDS encoding helix-turn-helix domain-containing protein, translating to MESGIEIKNKIQHGINFKISPFRKNIRQTPPHKHHSYFEIVFLSSGQGTHAIDTNAFEIDTPCIFIVRQDQVHHWDIQSEPDGYVLIIKKPLVDQSHDSEFKNLFSQLSLYPYISLFDSKSIVQICQILDREHQKQNNSHLVLESLIKSLMALILQSAKNTSVTTASKKSTFQKFKDLLLTELRNSHQVAFYAQELHTTPQNLNAICKKETQKSASSVIADEILNEAKRMLLYTDLSITEIAYNLGFKDNSHFTKYFKRHTELLPSQYKNQSS from the coding sequence ATGGAATCGGGAATAGAAATTAAAAACAAAATTCAGCATGGAATCAATTTCAAAATTTCCCCTTTCCGCAAGAATATCAGACAAACACCTCCACATAAGCATCATAGTTATTTCGAGATCGTTTTCTTATCCAGCGGTCAGGGCACACACGCTATAGATACCAATGCATTTGAGATTGACACTCCTTGTATTTTTATTGTTCGTCAGGACCAGGTCCATCACTGGGATATTCAATCTGAACCGGATGGTTACGTATTAATCATCAAAAAACCACTCGTAGATCAAAGTCACGATAGTGAATTCAAAAATCTTTTCTCTCAATTAAGTCTGTACCCCTATATCTCCCTTTTTGATTCAAAATCTATCGTTCAGATTTGTCAAATTTTAGATAGAGAGCACCAAAAACAAAACAATTCACATCTGGTCTTGGAAAGTCTGATCAAATCGCTCATGGCTTTGATTTTACAATCCGCCAAGAACACCTCCGTTACAACCGCCTCTAAGAAAAGTACTTTTCAAAAATTCAAAGACTTACTACTTACAGAATTACGGAATTCGCATCAGGTGGCTTTCTATGCTCAGGAACTACATACCACTCCACAAAATCTAAATGCGATTTGTAAAAAAGAAACACAAAAATCCGCCTCATCGGTTATTGCAGATGAAATCCTGAATGAAGCAAAAAGAATGCTTTTATATACTGACCTCAGCATCACTGAAATCGCTTACAACCTTGGGTTTAAAGACAATTCTCATTTTACCAAGTATTTTAAACGTCACACTGAATTACTTCCTTCCCAATACAAGAATCAAAGTTCATAA
- the chrA gene encoding chromate efflux transporter: MNLTKIKEVFLVFFKLGFIAFGGPAAHIAMMEDEIVHKRKWISQQYFLDMVGATNLVPGPNSTQMTMHCGHVRAGWAGLIVGGLAFIFPAVVFTLLLAILYGKYGEVPAIAPLFYGIKPAVIGIILNATYKLGKKAVKGWQLAVLGVLSLIASLAGMDEFLIIISLGIIGAFVMYILQNKTTIQSVIPLLAFKPLVLSNTSIFMVFLKIAMVLFGSGYVLIAYIDAEMVEKLGWLTKAQLLDAIAMGQFTPGPVLTTATFVGYQLNGITGALYASAGMFLPSFILVGLLVKLIPLLRKSKILSSFLDAVNVAAVGIMAAVTFKIGMDVGTDWKAWLLMGLSILIAFKFPKVSSVWVIIGGAVIGYGLMMI; encoded by the coding sequence ATGAACCTAACAAAAATTAAAGAGGTTTTCCTCGTATTCTTTAAACTCGGCTTTATTGCATTTGGTGGACCAGCAGCGCACATTGCCATGATGGAAGATGAAATCGTCCATAAAAGAAAATGGATATCGCAGCAGTATTTTCTGGATATGGTTGGTGCTACTAATCTGGTACCCGGGCCCAATTCTACGCAGATGACCATGCATTGTGGACATGTAAGAGCCGGATGGGCCGGGCTTATTGTTGGAGGGCTTGCATTTATATTTCCCGCAGTCGTATTTACTTTACTATTGGCAATTCTATACGGTAAATATGGAGAAGTTCCAGCTATTGCGCCATTGTTTTACGGCATCAAACCGGCTGTAATTGGAATTATTTTAAATGCCACTTACAAGCTCGGCAAAAAAGCTGTCAAAGGATGGCAACTAGCGGTTTTAGGGGTTCTGTCCTTAATCGCTTCCTTAGCCGGGATGGATGAATTTCTCATCATTATTAGTCTGGGAATTATTGGAGCCTTTGTGATGTATATTTTACAAAACAAGACTACCATTCAAAGCGTAATCCCTCTACTAGCCTTTAAGCCGCTAGTTCTATCTAACACCTCCATTTTCATGGTCTTCTTAAAAATTGCTATGGTTCTATTCGGAAGTGGTTATGTATTGATTGCATATATAGATGCTGAAATGGTAGAAAAACTAGGATGGTTAACCAAAGCACAATTATTGGATGCCATCGCAATGGGACAATTTACTCCCGGGCCAGTATTAACGACCGCCACATTTGTAGGATATCAATTGAATGGAATTACAGGCGCATTGTATGCTTCTGCAGGAATGTTTCTCCCTTCTTTTATCCTTGTGGGACTTTTGGTTAAACTGATCCCATTATTGAGAAAATCAAAAATACTGTCTTCTTTTCTGGACGCGGTAAATGTAGCTGCTGTTGGCATTATGGCCGCGGTGACTTTTAAAATCGGAATGGATGTAGGTACAGATTGGAAAGCATGGTTGCTAATGGGACTAAGTATTCTAATCGCATTTAAATTTCCAAAAGTCAGCTCTGTTTGGGTAATCATTGGTGGAGCAGTAATTGGATATGGTTTAATGATGATCTAA
- the metF gene encoding methylenetetrahydrofolate reductase [NAD(P)H], whose product MKITEHIKNAKSTLFSLEILPPKKGENIQDLYDHLDPLMEFNPPFVDVTYHREEYVYKTMPNGLLQRKSTRKRPGTVGICAAISNKYNVTTVPHIICGGFTKEDTENALIDLNFLGIDNVLLIRGDAIKSEQRFVGEPEGNQYAIDLLHQVKDMNRGLYLDDELENAHPTDFCIGVAGYPEKHFEAPNLKTDLKYLKTKVDAGADYIVTQMFYDNQKYFDFVDLCRKNDIHVPIIPGLKPITTKKQGTLLPSIFHIDLPEALSDEIEKCTSNKQVKEVGVEWAIQQSKELMDYGVPSLHYYSMGKADPVYRIAQALF is encoded by the coding sequence ATGAAAATCACTGAACATATTAAAAACGCTAAAAGCACTTTATTTAGTCTCGAAATTTTACCTCCTAAAAAGGGGGAAAATATTCAGGATTTATACGATCATTTAGATCCGTTGATGGAATTCAATCCACCCTTTGTAGATGTCACCTATCATCGTGAAGAGTACGTATACAAGACTATGCCAAATGGTTTACTTCAAAGAAAATCCACACGCAAGCGTCCGGGAACCGTAGGCATTTGTGCAGCGATCTCCAATAAATACAATGTCACCACAGTACCCCATATTATCTGTGGTGGATTTACGAAGGAAGATACAGAAAACGCATTGATTGATTTAAACTTTTTGGGAATTGACAATGTGTTACTCATTCGAGGTGATGCTATTAAATCGGAACAACGATTTGTTGGGGAACCAGAGGGAAACCAATATGCTATTGATCTTTTGCATCAGGTTAAAGACATGAATCGTGGATTGTATTTAGATGATGAACTGGAAAATGCACATCCTACTGATTTTTGTATTGGTGTGGCGGGTTATCCCGAAAAGCACTTTGAAGCACCTAATCTTAAAACAGATCTCAAATATTTGAAAACCAAAGTAGATGCCGGAGCAGATTATATTGTTACGCAGATGTTCTATGATAATCAAAAATACTTTGATTTTGTGGATTTATGCCGCAAAAACGACATCCACGTTCCAATCATTCCGGGGCTCAAGCCAATCACCACTAAAAAACAAGGCACTTTGCTTCCAAGTATTTTCCATATTGATTTACCCGAAGCATTATCTGATGAAATTGAAAAATGTACGAGTAACAAACAAGTCAAAGAAGTGGGGGTAGAATGGGCTATTCAACAATCAAAAGAATTGATGGATTATGGAGTTCCATCTCTTCATTATTATTCTATGGGCAAAGCTGATCCAGTATACCGCATTGCTCAAGCACTATTTTAA
- a CDS encoding aminotransferase class I/II-fold pyridoxal phosphate-dependent enzyme translates to MKTKYHPETQAIRNQLEATQYAEHSVPLFLTSSFIFDDAEDMRASFAEEKEKNIYSRFTNPNATEFIQKIVALEGAEDGYAFATGMAAIFNTFASLLKSGDHIISARSVFGSTHTLLTKFLPKWGISSSYFSSGNLSKIESMIRPNTKILYAETPSNPGLDILDLEELARIAKKNNLLLVIDNCFATPIIQKPIEYGADLVIHSATKLLDGQGRVLGGVVAGKKNLIREIYLFARNTGPSISPFNAWVLSKSIETLALRVEKHSANAQELAFALEKHPQLEEVRYPFLPSHPNYQLAKKQMRFGGNIVAFEVKGGLEGGKKFLNKLQLCSLTANLGDTRTIASHPASTTHSKLTEAERLEVGITNGLIRISVGLEHIHDILDDIQQALEHE, encoded by the coding sequence ATGAAAACTAAATATCATCCGGAAACACAAGCCATTCGCAATCAACTAGAAGCGACTCAATATGCCGAACATAGTGTTCCCTTATTCCTGACTTCCAGCTTCATATTTGATGATGCGGAAGACATGCGCGCATCATTTGCAGAAGAAAAGGAAAAGAACATTTACAGTCGATTTACCAATCCAAATGCAACAGAATTTATTCAAAAAATTGTAGCGCTGGAAGGAGCTGAAGATGGTTATGCTTTTGCGACAGGGATGGCTGCCATATTCAACACATTCGCCAGCTTATTAAAAAGTGGAGACCACATCATTTCTGCTCGGTCAGTTTTTGGATCTACCCATACTTTGCTTACAAAGTTTCTCCCTAAATGGGGAATTTCATCCAGTTATTTTTCATCCGGAAACCTTTCTAAAATTGAATCCATGATTCGTCCAAATACCAAAATTCTTTATGCAGAAACACCTTCCAATCCCGGATTGGATATTCTGGATTTAGAAGAATTGGCTCGCATTGCGAAAAAGAATAATTTACTGTTGGTTATTGACAACTGCTTTGCAACTCCGATCATTCAAAAGCCTATTGAATATGGTGCGGATTTGGTCATTCACTCCGCCACCAAATTATTGGACGGACAAGGACGTGTACTAGGTGGTGTTGTAGCCGGAAAAAAGAATCTGATTCGAGAAATCTATTTATTCGCCCGAAATACCGGGCCATCCATTTCTCCATTCAACGCATGGGTTTTATCCAAGAGTATTGAAACCTTAGCATTACGCGTGGAAAAACATTCTGCCAATGCCCAAGAGTTGGCTTTTGCTTTGGAAAAGCATCCACAACTGGAAGAAGTACGATATCCATTTTTACCATCGCATCCCAATTACCAACTCGCTAAAAAACAAATGCGATTTGGCGGAAACATTGTCGCTTTTGAGGTCAAAGGTGGTCTTGAGGGGGGCAAAAAATTCCTAAACAAATTACAACTGTGTTCACTTACCGCAAATCTGGGAGACACCAGAACAATTGCTTCACATCCGGCTTCAACCACGCATAGCAAACTTACCGAAGCTGAACGATTGGAGGTAGGCATCACCAATGGTCTTATTCGGATATCTGTTGGACTCGAGCATATTCACGACATCTTAGACGACATTCAACAAGCTTTAGAACATGAATAA
- a CDS encoding OsmC family protein, with product MKIELNQKDGLLFEAQNELQNTIQVGVSDNSDAHPIRPMELLLMGVAGCSSVDVIGILNKQRQKIDDYKVVVHGERVKAIPAIFKSIHVEFHLLGDIQPEKAQRAIHLSIDKYCSVSKMLEQATNITTQLYLNNKKYEN from the coding sequence ATGAAAATAGAACTAAATCAAAAAGACGGCTTACTGTTTGAGGCTCAAAATGAACTTCAAAATACTATTCAGGTTGGAGTTTCTGACAACTCAGATGCACACCCCATTCGCCCAATGGAACTACTCTTAATGGGAGTTGCAGGCTGTAGTAGCGTTGATGTCATAGGAATTCTAAATAAACAACGTCAGAAAATTGATGACTACAAAGTCGTGGTTCACGGTGAACGTGTAAAAGCCATTCCGGCCATATTCAAATCTATTCACGTAGAATTCCACCTGTTAGGGGATATCCAACCGGAAAAAGCACAACGAGCTATTCATTTATCTATCGACAAATACTGTTCGGTGAGCAAAATGTTAGAACAAGCTACAAATATCACAACACAACTATATCTCAACAACAAAAAATATGAAAACTAA